TTTGAAGACTTAAAACAGCGATTACAACCAATTTGTAAGCGAACGTTACGGCGACAAGTTTTAGAATATATTCGCTACACCCAGAGAAAAGCCCATACTCAGGAATTTACCCCGTCAGAGGAAGAAGATACTCTTTATGAGTTGGTTTCTGACTATTTAAGAAAGCCTAATCTCGAAGCCTTACCTTCAAGTCAGCGTTCTTTGATGACCTTAGTATTACGAAAATTGCTGGCTTCATCAACCTTTGCCATTGCAGGGGCATTGGAAGCCTTGGCGAATAAACTAGAAAAACGACTAAGAGAAGATGATAAGTTAAAAACAGAGGGGAATGACCTTGAAATTGAGGAAGATTTTGAGCATTACAGTGAATTAGCCGATGAATTAGAGGTTGATGAGGAAGAAGATACTGAACCCCTTACACCAGAGGAGAGAAAAGCCATTGAAGCAGAAATCAGTGAATTACGCTGTTTCTATGAACTGGCGATGAGTATCACAGAAAATGCCAAGGGAAAAGCATTATTACAAGCATTAGAATATGGTTTTCTCATGGCGACAGAATTAGGAGGGGCAGAAAAAGCGATTATTTTTACGGAATCTCGACGCACTCAGAATTATCTTTTGAATTTACTCACAGAAGCTAGTTATGAGGATGAGATTGTGTTGTTTAATGGCTCGAATAATGACCCAAAATCACGTCAAATTTATAGTGATTGGAAAAGCCACTATGCCAATACAGATAGGGTAACAGGTTCACAAACGGCAGATACTCGTGCTGCTATTGTTGACTATTTTCGAGATAAGGCTAAAATTATGATTGCTACTGAAGCAGCAGCAGAGGGGATAAACCTTCAATTCTGCTCATTAGTAGTTAATTATGACTTACCCTGGAATCCTCAACGGATAGAACAACGGATTGGGCGATGTCATCGTTACGGCCAACAGCATGATGTAGTGGTGGTGAACTTTCTTAACCGCAATAATGCAGCCGACCAACGGGTATATGAGTTATTATCAGAAAAATTTAAGCTATTTAATGGAGTTTTCGGGGTAAGTGATGAGGTTTTAGGCACAATTGAGTCTGGGGTAGATTTTGAGAAGCGTATTGTTGATATTTACCAAACCTGTCGGACTCCAGAGGAGATTCAACAATCTTTTGATGAATTACAAGCCGAACTCAGTGGGGAAATTGACGAAAAATTACAAAAAACCCGTCAAAAACTCTTTGAAAATTTTGATGCAGAGGTAGCAGAAAAACTCAATGTCTATAAACTAGAAGCTACTAAATCTCTTAATCGCTATGAAGCGTTATTATGGGATACCACTTGTCACATTTTGGCAGAAAGAGCCGAATTTAATCTAGAAAATCTGAGTTTTTATCTCCATAATTCTCCTAATACGCAGATTTCAACGGGACTTTATACCCTTAATCGTCAGGCAGACACAGGACATCACTATCGTCTCCAGCATCCTTTGGCTCAGTGGGTACTAGCACAGTCCCGAAACAAAAGTTTACCTCCGGCAGAACTGGTTTTTGATTATTCTAGTTATCGGGGTAATATTGCTGTTCTTGAGCCATTGGTTGGTCAATCAGGAACCCTCATGGCCAGTCGTTTTTCGATTGAGTCAATGGACGCTGAAGATCATTTAATTGTGGCTGCAATCACTCAAAATGGACAAGAATTAGAGCCTGAACAAGCTAGGCGATTATTTAATCTTTCGGCAGAGGTGATACCCACAGATGAAATTTTAAAGGAGGGGGTAGAGATTGCTTTAGAACGGCAGAAAAAAGCTATCTTAGCTGATATTTCCGAGCGAAATGCCATTTTCTTTGAGGAGGAGATGGAAAAGCTCAATCGTTGGGCAGAAGACAGGCGTAAAACCCTAAAAAGTACCCTGAAAGATTATGATGATGAGATTGCTATTCTCAAAAAACAAGCCCGAATCGCGCCTAATTTACCTGAAAAGTTAGGGATTCAGAAGAAAATCCGTAATTTAGATAAAAAACGGGATGAGGCATGGCGAGAATATGATGAGGCATCCCGTGAGGTAGAACGGCAAAAGGACAGGCTAATTGAGGAGGTAGAAGGTCGTTTAGAGCAGAAAATTGAGGAAGAACTACTTTTTACTATCCGTTGGAGGCTAATTTGACACAATAACTGTATATAATTTTTATCAGAGGTGACAGGATGACCCTAGAACAATTACTATTAGATAAACTAAAGCAATTGCCAATAGATAAACAACAAGAATTATTAGATTTTGCTGACTTTTTATCGGAAAAATCAAGAGGTCAACCTACTTTAACCAGTATTAGGGGACTTTGTGCTGACTTAAAAGTTGATATTACTGAAGAAGAAATACAGGAAACTCGACAGGAAATGTGGTCTAATTTTCCGAGAGAGGAGTTATTATCATGACAGGTATTGTCATTGATACCCATGTTTTGATTTGGTATGTATTTGACATAAATCGGCTATCGGATAAGGCTTTAACTCGGTTAGATAATGCTGTTAATAATAATGAGTTGATGTATCTTTCTGCTATTTCTTTAATTGAGATTATTTATCTAGTAGAAAAAGGAAGGATTGCTGATGAAGTGTTAACTAGAGTGTTGAAAGCGATTGAAAGTTCTAAGAGCAATCTTTTTCTTGTTCCTTTGGATAAAAATATTGCTCTAACCCTTCAAGAAATCGATAGAATTATTGTCCCTGAAATGCCTGATAGAATTATTGCTGCTACTGCTTTATATTTACAGTTACCCTTGATTACTCGTGATTTAAAAATCCAGGCTTTATCTAATATTCAAGTGATTTGGTAAACTAAGAGAAACATCTATGACAACTAACCCGAAAACCCCTGAAGCATTCGATTTATCGAGTATGGATATGGCGGAAGCTAATCGTGCTAAGTTAAAGGCATTATTTCCTTCTGTTTTTACAGAAACTTATAATAAAAATGAGGAGTTAATTGAGTCTATTGATTTTGAAAAGTTAAAGGCAGAATTAGGAACGTTTAGTGATATTTTTGAGAGTCGGAAAGAACGTTATGGCATGGAATGGCCGGGGAAAAAGGAGGCTTTACGGTTAATTCAACAGCCTAGTTATGCCACTTTAAAACCTTGTCGGGATGAGTCGGTTAATTTTGATTCTACAGAGAATTTATTTATTGAAGGGGATAATTTAGAGGTTTTAAAACTTCTACAAAAGTCCTATTATGGCAAGGTGAAAATGATTTATATTGACCCTCCTTATAATACGGGGAAGGAGTTTATTTATCCAGATGATTATAAGGATAGTTTAGAGAATTATTTGGCTTATGCAGGGTTAATTGATGATGAGGGGAAAAAGTTTTCAACGAATACCGCAAATGAGGGACGCTTTCATACGAAATGGCTCAATATGATGTATCCTCGCCTTTATTTAGCAAGGAATTTATTACGGGAAGATGGGGTTATTTTTATTAGTATTAACGAGGCTGAAGTCTCATCGTTAAAATTATTATTAAATCAAGTATTTGGGGAAGAAAACTTTGTATCTCAAATTATTTGGCAACGTTCAAAAAAGGGAGATGCAAAATTAATAGCGAATATACATGAATATATTTTAGTTTATGTTAAAAATTATCAATCAGTATTAGAAAAAGGTGTCTGGAGGAAACGGAAAGAAGGTGTAGATCAAGTTCTATCTTATTATAAAAATCTTAAAAACAAATTCAATAATGAACATGAAACCATTAGAAAATATATGAGAGACTGGTATTCTAATCTAAACGAAAATGATCCTAGAAACACACACAAACACTATAATTTTTCAGATGATAGAGGATTATACTTTGCAGCCGATTTTGCAGGGCCAGATGATGGTAGAAAAAACCGACCAAGATATGATATTTTTCATCCCGTCACTGGAAAATCTTGCAAAAAACCTTCAACTGGATGGAGATGGGATGAAGAAAAAACTAAATGGGCGTTAGAGCAAAATCCGCCAAGAATTCATTTTGGAGTTGATGAAACGACCATCCCTAATCGTAAAGTTTATTTAGATGAAACAAGTTTTGAGCCATTTTCTTCAGTATTTTATGCAGATGGCCGTTCAGCAACACTTGAAGTTGAAAGTTTGGTAGGGAAAGGAGTTTTTAGCTTTCCTAAAAATAAGGAAATTTTAATAGAATTAATTTCTCTTGTTTGTAACAGTCAAGATATTATTTTAGACTTCTTCTCAGGTTCATGTAGCACTGCACACGCCGTTTTAGACCTCAATAAAGAAGACGGAGGCAACCGTAAATTTATTATGGTACAACTTCCCGAACCCTGTGAAGAAACCTCAGAAGCAAAAAAAGCAGGTTATGATACCATTGCCGATATTGGCAAAGAAAGAATCCGTAGAGTCATCCAAAAAATTCAAAGCGAACTTGACCAAAAAGAACAAGAAAATCAAAGTAAAATCCCTGAATTAAGAGACGAAATACCGCAACTAGACTTAGGGTTTAAAGTCCTCAAACTCAACGCCTCTAACTTCAATACTTGGCAAGGAAATGACCCAGAAATTGAAGAAGGAGAACTCATTAAACAACTCGAATTACATATAGACTATATTAAACCTACCGCTACCCAAGAAGATATTTTATATGAATTATTGCTTAAATCTGGCTTTATGCCTACCGAAAAAGTAGAAACCCTAACCCTTGCTAATAAAACCGTTTATTCCATCTCAGACGGTGCATTACTTATTTGCTTAGAAGATGAAATTACCCGTAACTTAATTGATGCGATCGCCCAAAAAGAACCCTTACAATTTATCTGTCTTGACCAGGGATTTCAAAGAAATGACCAACTAAAAGCCAATGCAGTGCAAACCTTTAATGCACATAACCAAGGCAAAGATACCCATCAACAAATTCTATTCCGTACTGTTTAAGTCATTGCGAGGTACAAAGCTATCTAAGATTGCTTAATTATCGTTCGCAATGACAGAATAAAAAAGGCTCGCAATGACATAATAATAATATTACAATGGGTAAGCTCGAAAAATTAATTGAATTATTCCTTAGAAAACCTCCCGAAGTCAAATTTGATGAGGTACGCTATTTACTAGAAGCCTTTGGGTTTGAAGAAAAACGAGTAAAAGGAAGTCATCATATTTTTCGACATCCTGACAAAAGACAAATTACCATTCCTCTCAAGGGAGGCCAAAAAGTCAAAGGCATTTATGTCCAAAAAATTCTTGATTTATTAAACTTAGAGAATAGTTAAAATGACACCCATAACCAACTCATCAGTTAACAGTCAATCTTTGGATTATTATCTCAATTTACCCTATCCCATTACCCTATATCCCGCATCCGAAGGGGGATATGTTGCAGAAATTAAAGATTTACAGGGATGTCTAACCCAAGGTGAAACCTTAGAAGAAACCATTAACAATATTAATGAAGCTAAAGCATTATGGTTAGAAACCGCTTATGATGAAGGAGATCAAATTCCCTTACCAAGTCACACTGAATTATAAATGGAATAGTAACCATCTTAATCCCTTTAAGATTGCTTCACCATCGTTTACAATGACAAAATAATAAAGGAATCCTCATCACCGATGAAACTCCAATTTGAATCAAACCTAGACTATCAACGAGATGCTATAAATGCCGTCATTGACTTATTTGAAGGCTTTCCACAACTTTCAAAGCAAAATGGTTTTGATATCTTTAATAATGCGGAACAATTAACCCTTGATATCCCAGAAGCTCAACCCAAAACGAAACAACTTTCTTTTAATTTAGAAGAATTAAAAGACCTAGTTATTAGTAATCCATCATTTCTTGATTGGAATAACCGCGAACAACTATTAACCAATCTTCACAAAATTCAAGAAGAAAACTTTATCAAAAAATCTAACTTCATTATTGAACCTGATGACGGTTATTTCTTTCCTAATTTTTCCGTTGAAATGGAAACAGGAACAGGCAAAACTTATGTGTATTTAAGAACAATTTTTGAACTTAATCGAAAATATGGGTTAAAAAAGTTTATTATTGTTGTTCCTTCTGTTGCTATTCGAGAAGGGGTTTTATCGTCTATTAAGCTTATGAGAGAACACTTTAATGGACTCTATGATAACGTTCCCTTTGACCACTTTGTATATAATTCTAAAGACCTCTCTAAAGTGCGCCAATTTGCTGTTAATAATCAAATTCAGATTATGATTATTAATATCCAAGCCTTTCAAAAAGATAAAGGAGATATTGAAGATTATAACCAACTGAGTGAAGAAGACCGCAAAAAACTAAATGTTATTCACCAAGAACAGGATAAAATGTCGGGAAGAAGACCCATTGAGTTTATTCAAGCATCCCGTCCTATTGTTATTATCGATGAGCCTCAAAGTGTAGATAATACCTCTAAATCAAAACGAGCCATTAGTAACCTTAATCCTCTATTTTGTTTACGATATTCTGCAACTCATATTAATCCCTATCGTTTACTTTATAAACTTGACCCCATTCGAG
This portion of the Crocosphaera sp. UHCC 0190 genome encodes:
- a CDS encoding SNF2-related protein, producing the protein MVNLQSPPTIEVGKVSLSDFHAKLYAHELLKRYPSDNIERFTVALLDSKVDLNPHQIDAALFAFRSPLSKGAILADEVGLGKTVEAGIVLSQKWAERKRKILLILPSSLRKQWHQELQDKFYLPSQIIESRSFNQAIKQGKQNPFEQNEIVICSYYFARNKAKYVQAVKWDLVVIDEAHRLRNVYKSGNKIALKLKEILADVPKLLLTATPLQNSLLELYGLVSFIDEHTFGDLKSFRSQFARLTSDDSFEDLKQRLQPICKRTLRRQVLEYIRYTQRKAHTQEFTPSEEEDTLYELVSDYLRKPNLEALPSSQRSLMTLVLRKLLASSTFAIAGALEALANKLEKRLREDDKLKTEGNDLEIEEDFEHYSELADELEVDEEEDTEPLTPEERKAIEAEISELRCFYELAMSITENAKGKALLQALEYGFLMATELGGAEKAIIFTESRRTQNYLLNLLTEASYEDEIVLFNGSNNDPKSRQIYSDWKSHYANTDRVTGSQTADTRAAIVDYFRDKAKIMIATEAAAEGINLQFCSLVVNYDLPWNPQRIEQRIGRCHRYGQQHDVVVVNFLNRNNAADQRVYELLSEKFKLFNGVFGVSDEVLGTIESGVDFEKRIVDIYQTCRTPEEIQQSFDELQAELSGEIDEKLQKTRQKLFENFDAEVAEKLNVYKLEATKSLNRYEALLWDTTCHILAERAEFNLENLSFYLHNSPNTQISTGLYTLNRQADTGHHYRLQHPLAQWVLAQSRNKSLPPAELVFDYSSYRGNIAVLEPLVGQSGTLMASRFSIESMDAEDHLIVAAITQNGQELEPEQARRLFNLSAEVIPTDEILKEGVEIALERQKKAILADISERNAIFFEEEMEKLNRWAEDRRKTLKSTLKDYDDEIAILKKQARIAPNLPEKLGIQKKIRNLDKKRDEAWREYDEASREVERQKDRLIEEVEGRLEQKIEEELLFTIRWRLI
- a CDS encoding DUF2281 domain-containing protein — translated: MTLEQLLLDKLKQLPIDKQQELLDFADFLSEKSRGQPTLTSIRGLCADLKVDITEEEIQETRQEMWSNFPREELLS
- a CDS encoding type II toxin-antitoxin system VapC family toxin; translated protein: MTGIVIDTHVLIWYVFDINRLSDKALTRLDNAVNNNELMYLSAISLIEIIYLVEKGRIADEVLTRVLKAIESSKSNLFLVPLDKNIALTLQEIDRIIVPEMPDRIIAATALYLQLPLITRDLKIQALSNIQVIW
- a CDS encoding site-specific DNA-methyltransferase; its protein translation is MTTNPKTPEAFDLSSMDMAEANRAKLKALFPSVFTETYNKNEELIESIDFEKLKAELGTFSDIFESRKERYGMEWPGKKEALRLIQQPSYATLKPCRDESVNFDSTENLFIEGDNLEVLKLLQKSYYGKVKMIYIDPPYNTGKEFIYPDDYKDSLENYLAYAGLIDDEGKKFSTNTANEGRFHTKWLNMMYPRLYLARNLLREDGVIFISINEAEVSSLKLLLNQVFGEENFVSQIIWQRSKKGDAKLIANIHEYILVYVKNYQSVLEKGVWRKRKEGVDQVLSYYKNLKNKFNNEHETIRKYMRDWYSNLNENDPRNTHKHYNFSDDRGLYFAADFAGPDDGRKNRPRYDIFHPVTGKSCKKPSTGWRWDEEKTKWALEQNPPRIHFGVDETTIPNRKVYLDETSFEPFSSVFYADGRSATLEVESLVGKGVFSFPKNKEILIELISLVCNSQDIILDFFSGSCSTAHAVLDLNKEDGGNRKFIMVQLPEPCEETSEAKKAGYDTIADIGKERIRRVIQKIQSELDQKEQENQSKIPELRDEIPQLDLGFKVLKLNASNFNTWQGNDPEIEEGELIKQLELHIDYIKPTATQEDILYELLLKSGFMPTEKVETLTLANKTVYSISDGALLICLEDEITRNLIDAIAQKEPLQFICLDQGFQRNDQLKANAVQTFNAHNQGKDTHQQILFRTV
- a CDS encoding type II toxin-antitoxin system HicA family toxin, which gives rise to MGKLEKLIELFLRKPPEVKFDEVRYLLEAFGFEEKRVKGSHHIFRHPDKRQITIPLKGGQKVKGIYVQKILDLLNLENS
- a CDS encoding type II toxin-antitoxin system HicB family antitoxin, with product MTPITNSSVNSQSLDYYLNLPYPITLYPASEGGYVAEIKDLQGCLTQGETLEETINNINEAKALWLETAYDEGDQIPLPSHTEL